DNA sequence from the Salminus brasiliensis chromosome 3, fSalBra1.hap2, whole genome shotgun sequence genome:
CTGCCGCGCAGAGGACCTGCAGTTGGTCATGAGTAATTAGAGGCGCTCGCTAAAGGTCTCGGGCTGCAGCCACAAGAATGCCACATCCCATCTCCGATATTCAGTATCTTCTcgcaattattcagtatccaattAGCacctattattcagtatctgctacaaATGCACTACCTACTCCAAATTACTGTGTATCCATTTAGTATCTAATGATGCTactctgtgtgcatgtgcatgtttaCACCAGCTCGTAGGCATCCGGCGTGGTTCCTATGAAGAATCCTCCTGGCCGCAGTCTCTCGCACGCGTTCCTCAGCATGGTGTCCGCCTGACTGTGGCTTTCAAACGAGTAATGGTACACGAACTGGCAGCTACAGATATCAAACCTCAACTCAGCATCGCTCAGTTTATCACTCAGCAGCTCCTACAGGGGGGGGGCAGGGGCAtttggagggagagaggggaaaaaaaacttatATAATCTTCTTTCATAAACtttaataaactgaaaaaaatctCTAACATCCTGAAGGCTGGTGTTTGTGTGCACATACCCTGCTGCAGTCTGCGGTGAGAAACTCTGCGCTAAAGATTCGCTCGTTGGGGTGACTCCTCCTCTTCATGTCGTCGTAGCGCTGCCGGCACTGATCTACCGATATGTCAGCAATATCTGCGGTACAGAACAAGTTCCACTACTAAACACAGATCCGTGCAGAGGGAAAGCGAATGGGAACCATGCTCAACGGCAGGAAACCACGCTTCCTCCTcaacaacacaaatacacagtgagccagccTCTCATTTATAAAGGAAGGTTAGGTCACCATGTGAGCGATATCTGGTAGTACCTCCCCCTCTCCTCATTTGCTCACGGCATTAGTGATAGAAAGAGGCTGAATTaaggggcatttctattggtccactcatcatgaaagttgtgacacaatgtaaagaacagctccAGCAAAATGGAGACATGAGGTTCGAGCACCTATAGTTCTGAGCTATTCTCAGGCCGAACACCTTGAATATCTTAACATTTCAACAGTTTTCGAGCCACagaatacttttaataatgccaCAGTGTAAGAACAAGCATGCGTAAGAGAGCATACCAGCTAACAGTATGAACCAACAGctaccaataaataaataaataaatgaataaatgaatgaatgaatctgaAAAGTGCTTCTACAGCAGTTTACTATTCATGAAGATACTGAGGGGTTCACCTTCGTACCTATCTAAGCTCCAAACCCAGCCGTCTCTGTTCAAGCACACTTTCACATATAAAGAAAGCGCCGTTCCATCTGGTATGTACAGATTTGGTTCAGCTGTTTTACCACTACTTTCACTACTATCATTTATGTGAACTGTAAAATAATCCCAATAACAACTCCAACACATACTGTTTCCCCGAAATCCTTGGATTACCAATACAGATAAAGTGCTGGTGCACTGGGTCCTTCTAAGCTGTTCACATTGAGCATCATGACAAACGTCCACAGAATTGAGCTCATTACAATCACCTAACATGTCTCAAGCGGTCAGATTACACATAATCAGACGCAGCTTCAGCTAACTTTCTCATTCATTTCGGAACCAAACTGGCACCCTTGTGTGGCGCAGCAGCGAGACCACGCTGTGTTTTAAGAACCTGGCCCTATGTCTATCCCGCTGGTTCATGGTGACTACAATCAGCGAGTCATAAACTACATACAGACCTTGTTTACATCTGACCACTTCATGCATCTTGGGTATCAGGGTTAGATCTGgagaaggccaagccacatCCAAGACCCCGCACTCAAGACCCCTGGTCCCCCTGGTCACTTCTTCATGTGATTACTacctggattgtatcctgataagatctTAGCCGCATGCATTTACGCTGGATAGTGAAAGGACTCAGACGGCTTTGTGGGTCAGAACGTATGAATGCGTTCGTCCCGCGGCAACCAGCCGTTCTCCGTGATTAGTTTCCTCATAGGCATGGATCACGTGCCCAGTGACAGCGCTGCAAcaggaggggttttggttgtcggacgtgtcttggagagacggatTCGTTTACAACCCTAGAACTtcgctcaaatgcgtctcagaccagcTCCTGAAGAAGTGGTTTGAGGGATTAAATTTGGAGCATTTGGAGTCTTGGGTGTGTTGACCCTTGCGTTTTTATGTGGATCGGCCTTACCCAGATAAAATCCTGATACCCAAGACGTAGAAAGTGACCAGGTGATAAAAAGCCAAACACTTTAGGAGGTGGTCCGGTCATTTGtgccacagcagtgtaaacacctcCGCCTCTCCAGGACGCATTTGACAGTGAGCAAATGTGGAGATTTTAGTCGGACTACCCAGTATAAACGCATGTGGGCTGCATCGGATCAGGATGCAATGCAGATactgaccaggtgtaaatggggtcacGGATAGAACAGGTGTAAAGGCAAACCGAGAAAGCATGTCTACCTGCACACACTAGACTGCTGATACGTCCTTTCCTCCACTTCAGCAGGTCTCCTCCTTTGCCGCAGCCCAAATCCAGCACTGCCACATCCCTCCGCTCATGCCTCACCTTCTCCACGATCTCGCCTGAAAGCAAAACCTCTCGTTACACTGACAGCTTTCAGCCTGGcgccaaaaacacacacctttCTTAAGGAATTTGACTCAGTTCATTAAAAAGCTAATGAATACCTCAGTCAATAAGATCAGAAACCGTGGCGAAAAGTTAGGTCGTGACAGAAATTTACTTATAAccattaaagaaccattacaATTATCTTAAATGGTCAAATGAGATTTGAGACATTTTTCAGATAGAGAAAATCAGGCTTGTGTGTGTAGACAGTCATCCTGTTCGCTACCAATGAGGACGCTCTTCATCCAGTTGTTGAAGTTGCGCATGTGCACGATCCGGCTCCTGCTGCGCTCCGCCAGGCCACACTCCTGCAGGGTGTTGTAATGACTGGCCACTTTCTGACTGTGTCCTTCTCCTGTGTCCTgcaacacacatacagacagccAAACATTAGAAAACGATGTCAGCTCATTAACAGCAATGTGCACTGGTGCAATTTTTGCAGGGGATGCTGAAGGGGACTTCCTTGCTGAAGGCAATCCTTCGGCATGACAGGATGCTCTGTTGTTCTGCATCATTGAGGTAATTTGCTAAGATATTTCCAGTAAAGCCTAATGTGTAGATGAGACCCCTTCAGATAAGCCCACTTTCACATACGCTGGTGATGCTGCCACTGTTTTCCTATGGAGAGAGGATTTGCAGCTTTGCCACCGCACTAAACGTTTAGTCAAACTACTAAACGATCTGAACCAAATAACTGTGGCAAATATTTAGTGGATGAATCTGGAAGACTGACCACTTTTTTAGGAGGGGATCCGAACTCCTCCGGGTCCCCTTCATGTCTCCTCTTGAGGGAGGACGTGTGTGCAGACTGATGCTCCTCTGTGGGAAACCCTGCaggaaaaccacaacacacacacacacacacacacacactttcaggcCATTTAGGCTCATTTTTACACGGAGAAAACCACGATATAACATACCGGGGATGAAAACTGGACCTAAACGTCAAACAACAGGATTTAACTTCAGATAATAAACCTGAGGTTTTCTATTTTAAGGAGCTCAATCTTGTCAAGCTCCTGCAAACGCAATCGACGCAATCGACGACCGGAGCGAATGAGACACAGCAAGGAAGGAAAGACTTCTGTAAATAAATACGGAGTACATTTGCCGGAGTAAACAGAGAAGCCAAGTGAAAACACGGCGaaacaacagcaaaaacaatGTGCTCCACTCACTCGAGTTTTCCGCCATCTCGCAGCCTGCGCTCTCTGCTCTGCGCTGCTCTTCTTCAATACCGCCGCCTGCTGGTCTGGCAGAGGTAGCGCAACCACACACCATCGGCTTACGTTTAAAATAAAAGAccctaataaaataaaatacaataaaataaataacttttaaaaaatgactCGAGTGAGTATTTGATTCATTATTACTAAACATACCATACCGCAAGAAACCGCTTGTGTTCTGTTTATCATTTGATACTTTTATTCTCCCATAAACTACATTTGAATTAGCTGTAAACGTTTTGTCTTAAATTCTCATGGTCCTATCTTACCCCTATGTACCGTTTTATtatgtgttaaaataaaaaaataaaaaaacgcttttagtttttagtgtttactctgACCGTAAAACGGTTACCAAAACCGCGCGGTGCGTTCTGGGAAATTGAGTTTTAACGACGTTCCCTTTGAAGGATCCGATAGAGAGTTATGACTACAATTCCCAGAACTCTCCCCCGAGGGCACTGGCCATGTGTAATATTCGTGCGTCTTGCTAAAGCTTTCTGTGCTTTCTGTGAATGACAGAGGGGACATGAGTGcaattttacttt
Encoded proteins:
- the rnmt gene encoding mRNA cap guanine-N(7) methyltransferase, which translates into the protein MAENSRFPTEEHQSAHTSSLKRRHEGDPEEFGSPPKKVDTGEGHSQKVASHYNTLQECGLAERSRSRIVHMRNFNNWMKSVLIGEIVEKVRHERRDVAVLDLGCGKGGDLLKWRKGRISSLVCADIADISVDQCRQRYDDMKRRSHPNERIFSAEFLTADCSRELLSDKLSDAELRFDICSCQFVYHYSFESHSQADTMLRNACERLRPGGFFIGTTPDAYELVKRLEASDSNSFGNEVYRVTFRKKGEYPLFGCQYDFNLEGVVDVPEFLVYFPLFVEMAKKYNMRLVYKKTFHEFFDEKIKDEQNKMLLQRMQGLEQYPADGRGRLASDNPEEYEHAERRAKTSGVRLPLGTLSKSEWEATSIYLVYVFEKMS